A genomic stretch from Kogia breviceps isolate mKogBre1 chromosome 1, mKogBre1 haplotype 1, whole genome shotgun sequence includes:
- the GORAB gene encoding RAB6-interacting golgin isoform X5 produces MEEKNKRKKALLAKAIAERSKRTQAETMKLKRIQKELQALDDMVSADIGILRNRIDQASLDYSYAWKRFDRAEAEYVTAKLDLQRKTELKEQLTEHLCTIIQQNELRKAKKLEELMQQLDVHADEETLEFEVEVERLLCEQEAEVGKQVVHLERPFQPSGESMTLGFAKENKKHPDQAASPKVDEQCESSSSIALLDPDQPNQEVETTVKDITAALTT; encoded by the exons atggaagagaaaaataaacgtAAGAAAGCTCTTTTGGCTAAAGCTATTGCAGAAAG atctAAAAGAACTCAGGCAGAAACCATGAAACTAAAGAGGATCCAGAAGGAGTTACAGGCTTTAGATGACATGGTGTCAGCTGACATTGGAATCCTCAGGAACCGGATTGATCAGGCCAGCCTTGACTATTCATATGCTTG GAAGCGGTTTGACAGGGCTGAAGCAGAGTATGTTACAGCAAAACTAGATCTACAGCGCAAGACTGAGCTTAAAGAGCAACTCACTGAACACCTTTGTACGATCATACAGCAAAACGAGCTCCGCAAGGCCAAGAAGTTGGAGGAGTTGATGCAACAACTAGATGTGCACGCTGATGAGGAGACTTTGGAGTTcgaggtggaggtggagagacTGCTGTGTGAACAAGAAGCAGAAGTAGGGAAACAAGTGGTTCATTTAGAGAGGCCATTTCAGCCTTCTGGGGAGAGTATGACCTTAGGGTTTGCTAAAGAGAACAAAAAGCATCCAGACCAGGCTGCTTCCCCAAAGGTAGATGAACAGTGTGAAAGCTCCAGTAGCATTGCCCTTCTTGACCCAGACCAGCCAAATCAAGAAGTTGAAACTACTGTAAAAGACATTACAGCTGCTCTGACCACATGA
- the GORAB gene encoding RAB6-interacting golgin isoform X3 — protein MAQGWAGFSEEELRRLKQTKDPFEPQRRLLPVKKSRQQLQREKALQEQSQKLGLQDGSTSLPPEQLLSAPKQRFNTQRSCSSPPTPPTLTSPIGDGEPQGIESTPREVGLKNSHEGHKNAEVLPPKPDCKLEKKKVELQEKSRWEVLQQEQRLMEEKNKRKKALLAKAIAERSKRTQAETMKLKRIQKELQALDDMVSADIGILRNRIDQASLDYSYAWPSFDCLLQWKTNGPVFVPVPAGSGLTGLKQSMLQQN, from the exons ATGGCGCAGGGTTGGGCCGGCTTCTCTGAGGAGGAGCTGAGGCGACTAAAGCAGACTAAAG atccATTTGAACCACAGCGGCGTCTTCTCCCTGTGAAGAAAAGTCGACAACAACTTCAGCGAGAAAAAGCCCTTCAAGAGCAAAGCCAAAAACTTGGACTTCAAGATGGATCAACCTCATTACCTCCAGAGCAGTTGCTTTCTGCACCAAAACAAAGATTTAATACTCAAAGATCATGTTCTTCTCCCCCTACTCCCCCCACACTCACGTCTCCTATTGGTGATGGAGAACCACAGGGTATTGAAAGTACACCAAGGGAAGTAGGACTTAAGAATTCCCATGAAGGTCACAAAAATGCTGAGGTTCTACCTCCAAAACCAGAttgcaaattggaaaaaaagaaagtggaatt GCAAGAAAAATCTCGTTGGGAAGTCCTCCAACAAGAACAGCGgctaatggaagagaaaaataaacgtAAGAAAGCTCTTTTGGCTAAAGCTATTGCAGAAAG atctAAAAGAACTCAGGCAGAAACCATGAAACTAAAGAGGATCCAGAAGGAGTTACAGGCTTTAGATGACATGGTGTCAGCTGACATTGGAATCCTCAGGAACCGGATTGATCAGGCCAGCCTTGACTATTCATATGCTTG GCCCTCCTTTGACTGTCTTCTTCAATGGAAAACTAATGGACCAGTCTTTGTACCTGTCCCTGCAGGAAGCGGTTTGACAGGGCTGAAGCAGAGTATGTTACAGCAAAACTAG
- the GORAB gene encoding RAB6-interacting golgin isoform X4, whose product MAQGWAGFSEEELRRLKQTKDPFEPQRRLLPVKKSRQQLQREKALQEQSQKLGLQDGSTSLPPEQLLSAPKQRFNTQRSCSSPPTPPTLTSPIGDGEPQGIESTPREVGLKNSHEGHKNAEVLPPKPDCKLEKKKVELQEKSRWEVLQQEQRLMEEKNKRKKALLAKAIAERSKRTQAETMKLKRIQKELQALDDMVSADIGILRNRIDQASLDYSYAWSDILQGQKAQP is encoded by the exons ATGGCGCAGGGTTGGGCCGGCTTCTCTGAGGAGGAGCTGAGGCGACTAAAGCAGACTAAAG atccATTTGAACCACAGCGGCGTCTTCTCCCTGTGAAGAAAAGTCGACAACAACTTCAGCGAGAAAAAGCCCTTCAAGAGCAAAGCCAAAAACTTGGACTTCAAGATGGATCAACCTCATTACCTCCAGAGCAGTTGCTTTCTGCACCAAAACAAAGATTTAATACTCAAAGATCATGTTCTTCTCCCCCTACTCCCCCCACACTCACGTCTCCTATTGGTGATGGAGAACCACAGGGTATTGAAAGTACACCAAGGGAAGTAGGACTTAAGAATTCCCATGAAGGTCACAAAAATGCTGAGGTTCTACCTCCAAAACCAGAttgcaaattggaaaaaaagaaagtggaatt GCAAGAAAAATCTCGTTGGGAAGTCCTCCAACAAGAACAGCGgctaatggaagagaaaaataaacgtAAGAAAGCTCTTTTGGCTAAAGCTATTGCAGAAAG atctAAAAGAACTCAGGCAGAAACCATGAAACTAAAGAGGATCCAGAAGGAGTTACAGGCTTTAGATGACATGGTGTCAGCTGACATTGGAATCCTCAGGAACCGGATTGATCAGGCCAGCCTTGACTATTCATATGCTTG
- the GORAB gene encoding RAB6-interacting golgin isoform X2, whose protein sequence is MAQGWAGFSEEELRRLKQTKDPFEPQRRLLPVKKSRQQLQREKALQEQSQKLGLQDGSTSLPPEQLLSAPKQRFNTQRSCSSPPTPPTLTSPIGDGEPQGIESTPREVGLKNSHEGHKNAEVLPPKPDCKLEKKKVELQEKSRWEVLQQEQRLMEEKNKRKKALLAKAIAERSKRTQAETMKLKRIQKELQALDDMVSADIGILRNRIDQASLDYSYACLFHRNLVVFCIHDAEPGTHLIRTKMGTPEHLIHRLNWGARHGLSLRVLFKLI, encoded by the exons ATGGCGCAGGGTTGGGCCGGCTTCTCTGAGGAGGAGCTGAGGCGACTAAAGCAGACTAAAG atccATTTGAACCACAGCGGCGTCTTCTCCCTGTGAAGAAAAGTCGACAACAACTTCAGCGAGAAAAAGCCCTTCAAGAGCAAAGCCAAAAACTTGGACTTCAAGATGGATCAACCTCATTACCTCCAGAGCAGTTGCTTTCTGCACCAAAACAAAGATTTAATACTCAAAGATCATGTTCTTCTCCCCCTACTCCCCCCACACTCACGTCTCCTATTGGTGATGGAGAACCACAGGGTATTGAAAGTACACCAAGGGAAGTAGGACTTAAGAATTCCCATGAAGGTCACAAAAATGCTGAGGTTCTACCTCCAAAACCAGAttgcaaattggaaaaaaagaaagtggaatt GCAAGAAAAATCTCGTTGGGAAGTCCTCCAACAAGAACAGCGgctaatggaagagaaaaataaacgtAAGAAAGCTCTTTTGGCTAAAGCTATTGCAGAAAG atctAAAAGAACTCAGGCAGAAACCATGAAACTAAAGAGGATCCAGAAGGAGTTACAGGCTTTAGATGACATGGTGTCAGCTGACATTGGAATCCTCAGGAACCGGATTGATCAGGCCAGCCTTGACTATTCATATGCTTG CCTCTTCCACAGGAACCTGGTTGTGTTTTGTATTCATGATGCTGAGCCTGGGACACACCTGATAAGAACAAAGATGGGAACTccagagcatttaatccatagaCTAAACTGGGGTGCACGGCATGGCCTGTCACTAAGAGTTCTGTTTAAACTGATATGA
- the GORAB gene encoding RAB6-interacting golgin isoform X1, with protein sequence MAQGWAGFSEEELRRLKQTKDPFEPQRRLLPVKKSRQQLQREKALQEQSQKLGLQDGSTSLPPEQLLSAPKQRFNTQRSCSSPPTPPTLTSPIGDGEPQGIESTPREVGLKNSHEGHKNAEVLPPKPDCKLEKKKVELQEKSRWEVLQQEQRLMEEKNKRKKALLAKAIAERSKRTQAETMKLKRIQKELQALDDMVSADIGILRNRIDQASLDYSYAWKRFDRAEAEYVTAKLDLQRKTELKEQLTEHLCTIIQQNELRKAKKLEELMQQLDVHADEETLEFEVEVERLLCEQEAEVGKQVVHLERPFQPSGESMTLGFAKENKKHPDQAASPKVDEQCESSSSIALLDPDQPNQEVETTVKDITAALTT encoded by the exons ATGGCGCAGGGTTGGGCCGGCTTCTCTGAGGAGGAGCTGAGGCGACTAAAGCAGACTAAAG atccATTTGAACCACAGCGGCGTCTTCTCCCTGTGAAGAAAAGTCGACAACAACTTCAGCGAGAAAAAGCCCTTCAAGAGCAAAGCCAAAAACTTGGACTTCAAGATGGATCAACCTCATTACCTCCAGAGCAGTTGCTTTCTGCACCAAAACAAAGATTTAATACTCAAAGATCATGTTCTTCTCCCCCTACTCCCCCCACACTCACGTCTCCTATTGGTGATGGAGAACCACAGGGTATTGAAAGTACACCAAGGGAAGTAGGACTTAAGAATTCCCATGAAGGTCACAAAAATGCTGAGGTTCTACCTCCAAAACCAGAttgcaaattggaaaaaaagaaagtggaatt GCAAGAAAAATCTCGTTGGGAAGTCCTCCAACAAGAACAGCGgctaatggaagagaaaaataaacgtAAGAAAGCTCTTTTGGCTAAAGCTATTGCAGAAAG atctAAAAGAACTCAGGCAGAAACCATGAAACTAAAGAGGATCCAGAAGGAGTTACAGGCTTTAGATGACATGGTGTCAGCTGACATTGGAATCCTCAGGAACCGGATTGATCAGGCCAGCCTTGACTATTCATATGCTTG GAAGCGGTTTGACAGGGCTGAAGCAGAGTATGTTACAGCAAAACTAGATCTACAGCGCAAGACTGAGCTTAAAGAGCAACTCACTGAACACCTTTGTACGATCATACAGCAAAACGAGCTCCGCAAGGCCAAGAAGTTGGAGGAGTTGATGCAACAACTAGATGTGCACGCTGATGAGGAGACTTTGGAGTTcgaggtggaggtggagagacTGCTGTGTGAACAAGAAGCAGAAGTAGGGAAACAAGTGGTTCATTTAGAGAGGCCATTTCAGCCTTCTGGGGAGAGTATGACCTTAGGGTTTGCTAAAGAGAACAAAAAGCATCCAGACCAGGCTGCTTCCCCAAAGGTAGATGAACAGTGTGAAAGCTCCAGTAGCATTGCCCTTCTTGACCCAGACCAGCCAAATCAAGAAGTTGAAACTACTGTAAAAGACATTACAGCTGCTCTGACCACATGA